In the Armatimonadota bacterium genome, one interval contains:
- a CDS encoding extracellular solute-binding protein, whose amino-acid sequence MTTRKLAALIAALGTFLGLNGCAARRLQPKTTLVVWGLEFGDETKGLEAEIDAFEKMHPGVAVSVLSMGAGSMNPQKLMTAIVGGTPPDVIRQDRFTIGDWAIRDAFTPLDGFLAHENSGPFAVRPADYYAPCWREATFTNPFTHQSSVYAIPTSTDDRALLFNKTLFRQAGIVDSRGHARPPQTWDELYADAVKLTQFNGNGGYTRIGFIPNYGNAWLYLYSWENDGSFLSPDGRTCTLASPANVGALQYMVKMYDALGGVDRVSAFQSGFQENELDPFLTGQVAMKVDDSGVAESIARYGPDLDFGVAPAPVPAARLALTGRFKHDTDRFVTWSGGYSFAIPRGARHLRLAWQFIQWMCSPQAALVDARAQQAYNRSKQRAFVPGMSANRLATAAVFAKYMPANPRFRAAMEGFLKLLPHARFRPVTFVGQRLWDEQVRAFDNATHHRTTGMTPRAALTRSAAVVQRELDAAWSVRRLPRIHRPVIVAFWVLCGAILLYCIASVWVRVARLRRLARAEAIAGYLFAAPWLVGLVGLTLGPIVVSLALSFCSYDVLHPARWAGLQNYTQLLGQDRYYLLTSLNNVLYIAAIGIPLGIATGLAVAMLLNAKVSGMSFYRTCFYLPSIVPVVASALLWWWLLNGDPNRGLVDAAWQLTLGHWFGLKPPGWFNVPEWAKPGLILQGLWGAGSGMILWLAGLQGIPQHLYEVASLDGANWWRKFVHVTVPMLSPYILFNLVMGTIGALQEFDRVYVLSGGDPSSSVGPVDSLLMPVIYLFKNAFQYFKMGYASAIAWILFVIILVLTLIQLKLAPLWVYYEGEKK is encoded by the coding sequence ATGACTACACGCAAGCTTGCTGCTTTGATTGCGGCGCTCGGCACGTTTCTTGGCCTGAACGGTTGTGCTGCCCGGCGTTTGCAGCCCAAAACGACTCTTGTGGTCTGGGGACTGGAGTTCGGCGACGAGACGAAGGGGCTGGAGGCGGAAATAGACGCCTTTGAAAAGATGCATCCCGGCGTGGCCGTCAGCGTGCTCTCAATGGGCGCCGGCAGCATGAATCCCCAGAAGCTCATGACCGCTATCGTCGGCGGGACGCCGCCCGACGTAATCCGGCAGGACCGCTTCACGATTGGAGATTGGGCCATCCGCGACGCCTTCACTCCACTGGATGGGTTTCTGGCGCACGAAAATAGTGGACCCTTTGCGGTGCGACCAGCCGATTACTACGCTCCATGCTGGCGTGAGGCAACGTTCACGAATCCATTCACGCATCAGAGCAGCGTCTATGCCATACCGACTTCCACGGACGATCGGGCGCTACTGTTCAACAAGACCCTCTTCCGGCAGGCCGGAATCGTGGATTCGCGGGGGCACGCGCGCCCGCCGCAGACTTGGGACGAGCTGTACGCCGATGCGGTGAAACTGACGCAGTTCAACGGAAACGGTGGCTACACGCGTATCGGCTTCATTCCCAACTACGGCAATGCATGGCTCTATCTCTACTCGTGGGAGAATGACGGATCGTTCCTTTCACCGGACGGCCGAACGTGTACATTGGCGTCACCCGCAAACGTGGGCGCGCTGCAGTATATGGTCAAGATGTACGACGCGCTGGGCGGCGTTGACCGGGTGAGTGCATTCCAGTCCGGCTTTCAGGAGAACGAACTCGATCCGTTTCTGACGGGCCAGGTAGCCATGAAGGTGGATGACTCCGGCGTTGCCGAGAGCATCGCGCGATACGGCCCGGACCTGGATTTCGGTGTTGCGCCGGCGCCCGTACCGGCGGCGCGACTCGCGCTGACCGGCCGCTTCAAGCACGATACGGACCGATTTGTGACCTGGTCTGGCGGATACTCATTCGCTATACCGCGCGGGGCACGGCACCTGCGTCTTGCGTGGCAGTTCATCCAGTGGATGTGCAGTCCTCAGGCGGCGCTTGTGGATGCCCGTGCTCAGCAGGCCTATAACCGGAGCAAGCAGAGGGCGTTTGTGCCCGGCATGTCGGCAAATCGCCTTGCGACGGCTGCAGTGTTTGCGAAGTACATGCCGGCCAATCCGCGATTTCGAGCCGCCATGGAGGGCTTTCTGAAGCTGCTGCCGCATGCACGATTCCGACCGGTGACCTTTGTGGGACAGCGGCTTTGGGACGAGCAGGTCCGGGCATTTGACAACGCAACCCATCACCGTACTACAGGAATGACGCCGCGCGCGGCGCTCACGCGAAGCGCTGCCGTGGTTCAGCGAGAGCTGGATGCGGCGTGGTCGGTTCGTCGGCTGCCGCGCATCCACCGGCCTGTCATCGTCGCATTCTGGGTACTGTGCGGCGCCATCCTTCTGTATTGCATCGCATCGGTGTGGGTTCGCGTTGCCCGGCTTCGCCGGCTGGCACGTGCGGAAGCTATCGCCGGCTATCTTTTCGCGGCGCCATGGCTCGTGGGCCTGGTCGGCCTGACGCTCGGGCCGATCGTAGTCAGCCTTGCGCTGAGCTTTTGCAGTTACGATGTGCTGCATCCCGCTCGCTGGGCCGGACTGCAGAACTACACGCAGCTGCTGGGGCAGGACCGGTACTACCTGCTCACATCCTTGAACAATGTGCTCTACATCGCGGCGATCGGCATACCTTTAGGTATCGCCACCGGCCTGGCAGTGGCTATGTTGCTTAACGCCAAGGTGTCGGGCATGAGTTTCTACCGGACGTGCTTCTACTTGCCGTCCATAGTGCCGGTGGTTGCGAGCGCTTTGCTTTGGTGGTGGCTCCTAAATGGTGACCCGAATCGCGGCCTGGTGGACGCCGCCTGGCAGTTGACGCTGGGCCACTGGTTTGGTCTCAAGCCTCCAGGCTGGTTCAACGTGCCGGAGTGGGCGAAACCGGGCCTGATTTTGCAGGGGCTGTGGGGCGCCGGCTCCGGCATGATCCTATGGTTGGCCGGGCTGCAGGGCATTCCCCAACACCTGTACGAAGTAGCAAGCCTCGATGGAGCCAACTGGTGGCGCAAGTTTGTGCACGTGACGGTGCCAATGCTGTCGCCGTATATCCTCTTCAACCTGGTTATGGGCACGATCGGCGCCCTGCAGGAGTTCGACCGCGTTTACGTGCTTAGCGGAGGTGATCCGAGCAGTTCGGTCGGTCCTGTGGACAGCCTGCTGATGCCGGTGATCTACCTGTTCAAGAACGCATTTCAATACTTCAAGATGGGTTATGCTTCCGCAATCGCGTGGATCCTGTTCGTTATCATCCTCGTTCTCACTCTGATCCAGCTAAAGCTGGCGCCGCTGTGGGTGTACTACGAGGGAGAGAAGAAGTAA
- the rpsT gene encoding 30S ribosomal protein S20 encodes MPNIKSVKKDVVKSRKNHLRNIAAKSAIKTFTKKARTAIQTEPSAESTAQAVATACKAIDKTAQRGIIHKRQAARRKSRLMHQAWLASQ; translated from the coding sequence TTGCCGAATATCAAGTCCGTCAAGAAGGATGTTGTTAAATCGCGTAAGAATCACTTGCGCAACATTGCTGCAAAATCGGCAATCAAAACATTCACAAAGAAGGCGCGCACGGCCATTCAAACCGAGCCCAGCGCCGAGTCGACGGCGCAAGCCGTCGCAACCGCATGCAAAGCCATTGATAAGACGGCGCAGCGTGGAATCATCCACAAGCGACAGGCAGCACGGCGCAAATCGCGCTTGATGCATCAGGCTTGGCTCGCCTCCCAGTAG